Proteins encoded within one genomic window of Ideonella dechloratans:
- a CDS encoding Smr/MutS family protein — translation MKGHGLQDLGRLRAELRRAEAEAQAERARLAAEQARAEAERHLFSRAVGPVQPLRRADRAVASRPLPEPIPRQRELDEQAALKAALSDEVDVESLLLTDDGLSFRRPDIGPDVVSKLRRGHWSIQGELDLHGLRRDEAREALAGFIRQAHQHSRRCLRVVHGKGLGSPGREPVLKAKVQRWLAQRQEVIAFAQASGPQGGAGALIVLLGSRRHGAANTPGA, via the coding sequence ATGAAGGGACACGGACTGCAGGACCTGGGCCGCTTGCGCGCCGAGCTGCGCCGTGCCGAGGCTGAAGCGCAAGCCGAACGCGCCCGCCTGGCCGCCGAGCAGGCCCGCGCCGAAGCCGAGCGCCACCTGTTCAGCCGTGCCGTGGGCCCTGTGCAGCCCCTGCGGCGGGCCGACCGGGCCGTGGCCAGTCGCCCTCTGCCCGAGCCCATTCCCCGCCAGCGTGAGCTGGACGAGCAGGCGGCACTGAAGGCCGCCCTCTCGGACGAGGTGGATGTGGAATCCCTGCTGCTGACCGACGATGGCCTGAGCTTTCGTCGGCCGGACATCGGCCCCGACGTGGTGAGCAAGCTGCGCCGCGGCCACTGGAGCATCCAGGGCGAGTTGGACCTGCACGGCCTGCGGCGCGACGAGGCCCGCGAGGCCCTGGCCGGCTTCATCCGACAGGCCCACCAGCACAGCCGCCGCTGCCTGCGGGTGGTGCACGGCAAGGGCCTGGGCTCGCCAGGGCGCGAGCCGGTGCTCAAGGCCAAGGTGCAGCGCTGGCTGGCCCAGCGCCAGGAGGTGATCGCGTTCGCGCAGGCCTCAGGCCCGCAAGGCGGGGCGGGCGCGCTGATCGTGCTGCTGGGCAGCCGGCGCCACGGCGCGGCGAACACCCCCGGCGCCTGA
- the radC gene encoding RadC family protein codes for MSLKDLPAALRPREKLLAQGPAALADAELLALLLRTGLKGKGVLMLADELLGHFAGFGGLLQAQAEDFRRIKGLGPAKRAELAAVMEMARRALRQPLERGPVFDSPRTVKDYVSLHLARREKEVFGVLFLDSQHRLIEWRELFTGTLTQTSVYPREVLRQAMDLNAGAVILAHNHPSGLAEPSKADEFLTQSLKTALQMVDVRVLDHLVVGAGEVVSFAERGLL; via the coding sequence ATGTCATTGAAGGATCTGCCCGCGGCATTGCGCCCGCGGGAGAAGCTGTTGGCCCAGGGGCCGGCGGCCCTGGCGGACGCGGAACTGCTGGCCCTGCTGCTGCGCACCGGCCTGAAGGGCAAGGGCGTGCTGATGCTGGCCGACGAGCTGCTGGGCCACTTCGCCGGCTTCGGCGGCCTGCTGCAGGCCCAGGCGGAGGACTTCCGCCGCATCAAGGGCCTGGGCCCAGCCAAGCGGGCCGAGCTGGCCGCGGTGATGGAAATGGCCCGCCGCGCCCTGCGCCAGCCGCTGGAACGCGGCCCGGTGTTCGACTCGCCCCGCACCGTGAAGGACTACGTCAGCCTGCACCTGGCCCGGCGCGAAAAGGAGGTCTTCGGCGTGCTCTTCCTGGACAGCCAGCACCGCCTGATCGAGTGGCGCGAGCTGTTCACCGGCACCCTCACCCAGACCAGCGTCTACCCGCGCGAGGTGCTGCGCCAGGCCATGGACCTGAACGCCGGCGCGGTGATCCTGGCGCACAACCACCCCTCGGGCCTGGCCGAGCCGTCCAAGGCCGACGAGTTCCTCACCCAGTCGCTCAAGACGGCGCTGCAGATGGTGGACGTGCGGGTGCTGGACCACCTGGTGGTGGGCGCCGGCGAGGTGGTGAGCTTCGCGGAACGCGGGCTGCTCTGA
- a CDS encoding FKBP-type peptidyl-prolyl cis-trans isomerase, with protein sequence MNTIQPGSFLTLHYRLAGPDGADVVTTFNDQPATLMLGSGQLAPAFEAKLLGLEEGARASFTLAPGEAFGERNPEMVQRVSLALLREHGDPEAEYNVGDVVEFPTPDGQGRFAGVLRELLGDSAVFDFNHPLAGQAVTFEVQVIGVL encoded by the coding sequence GTGAATACCATCCAGCCGGGATCCTTCCTCACCTTGCACTACCGCCTGGCCGGGCCCGACGGTGCGGATGTGGTCACCACCTTCAATGACCAGCCTGCCACCCTGATGCTGGGCAGCGGCCAGCTGGCGCCCGCCTTCGAGGCCAAGCTGCTGGGGCTGGAAGAGGGCGCGCGCGCCAGCTTCACCCTCGCGCCCGGCGAGGCCTTCGGCGAGCGCAACCCCGAGATGGTCCAGCGCGTCAGCCTGGCCCTGCTGCGCGAGCATGGCGATCCGGAAGCCGAGTACAACGTCGGTGACGTGGTGGAGTTCCCCACGCCGGACGGCCAGGGCCGTTTCGCTGGCGTGCTGCGCGAGCTGCTGGGCGACAGCGCGGTGTTCGACTTCAACCACCCGCTGGCCGGGCAGGCCGTGACCTTCGAGGTCCAGGTCATCGGGGTGCTCTGA
- the ispH gene encoding 4-hydroxy-3-methylbut-2-enyl diphosphate reductase, with protein sequence MNAQPGDILLAEPRGFCAGVDRAIEIVERALKIHGAPIYVRHEIVHNTYVVNDLKAKGAIFIEDLADVPEGATLVFSAHGVPKAVETEAAARGFRVFDATCPLVTKVHVEVAKLSKEGYQFIMIGHKGHPEVEGTMGQLHEGIFLVEDAADVATVPVTRPDKLAVVTQTTLSVDDAAEILAAVKTRFPQVREPKKQDICYATQNRQDAVKVLAPAVDVVIVVGSPTSSNSNRLRELAERLGTPAYMVDSASDLQPEWLAGRPRVGLTAGASAPDVLVQAVIARLKELGSVSVRHMPGVKETTEFPLPKGLGDKSMAEFAASRS encoded by the coding sequence GTGAACGCACAACCGGGCGACATCCTGCTGGCCGAGCCGCGCGGCTTCTGCGCCGGCGTGGACCGGGCCATCGAGATCGTCGAGCGCGCCCTGAAGATCCACGGCGCGCCGATCTATGTGCGCCACGAGATCGTGCACAACACCTATGTGGTCAACGACCTCAAGGCCAAGGGCGCCATCTTCATCGAGGACCTGGCCGACGTGCCCGAAGGCGCCACCCTGGTGTTCTCGGCCCACGGCGTGCCCAAGGCCGTGGAGACCGAGGCGGCGGCGCGGGGCTTTCGCGTCTTCGACGCCACCTGTCCGCTGGTGACCAAGGTGCATGTGGAAGTGGCCAAGCTCTCCAAGGAGGGCTACCAGTTCATCATGATCGGTCACAAGGGCCACCCCGAGGTGGAAGGCACCATGGGCCAGCTGCACGAGGGCATCTTCCTGGTCGAAGATGCCGCGGATGTGGCCACCGTGCCGGTGACCCGCCCCGACAAGCTGGCCGTGGTCACCCAGACCACGCTCAGCGTGGACGACGCGGCAGAGATCCTGGCCGCGGTGAAGACCCGCTTCCCGCAGGTGCGCGAGCCCAAGAAGCAGGACATCTGCTATGCCACCCAGAACCGGCAGGACGCCGTCAAGGTGCTGGCACCGGCGGTGGACGTGGTCATCGTGGTGGGCAGCCCCACCAGCTCCAACAGCAACCGTCTGCGTGAGCTGGCCGAGCGCCTGGGCACGCCGGCCTACATGGTCGATTCGGCCTCGGACCTGCAGCCTGAATGGCTGGCTGGGCGGCCGCGCGTGGGCCTGACCGCCGGCGCCTCTGCCCCCGATGTGCTGGTGCAGGCCGTGATCGCCCGGCTCAAGGAACTGGGCTCGGTGTCGGTGCGGCACATGCCCGGCGTCAAGGAGACGACCGAGTTCCCGTTGCCCAAGGGGCTGGGGGACAAGTCCATGGCCGAGTTCGCCGCCTCGCGATCCTGA
- the serS gene encoding serine--tRNA ligase — translation MLDISLLRRDLDAVVARLQTRKNPQPFLDVDRFKTLEGERKQLQVRTEELQAKRNSLSKQIGMLKGRAAKGEDTAAEVSTLMAEVAAIADEMTSGAARLDALQGEMAEMLLGVPNLPQAEVPVGADETANVEVRRWGTPRAFDFPVKDHVDLGAPLGLDFETGAKLSGSRFSVMRGPIARLHRALAQFMLDLHTTRHGYTECYTPYIVQGKTMQGTGQLPKFEQDLFHVTSGAAEAASSKWYLIPTAEVTLTNTVADSILAADELPIKLTAHSPCFRSEAGSAGRDTRGLIRQHQFDKVEMVQIVAPEHSNAALEEMTGHAEAVLQALGLPYRTVLLCSGDMGFGSTKTYDLEVWVPAQNTYREISSCSNMGDFQARRMQARFKNAQGKTELVHTLNGSGLAVGRTLVAVLENYQQADGSIAVPEALQPYLGGLTVLQA, via the coding sequence ATGCTCGACATCAGCCTGCTGCGGCGCGACCTGGACGCCGTCGTGGCCCGCCTCCAGACCCGCAAGAACCCCCAGCCCTTCCTGGACGTCGACCGCTTCAAGACCCTGGAAGGCGAGCGCAAGCAGCTGCAGGTCCGCACCGAGGAGCTGCAGGCCAAGCGCAACAGCCTGTCCAAGCAGATCGGCATGCTCAAGGGCCGAGCCGCCAAGGGTGAGGACACCGCAGCCGAAGTGAGCACGCTGATGGCCGAGGTGGCCGCCATCGCCGACGAGATGACCTCCGGCGCGGCCCGTCTGGACGCCCTGCAGGGCGAGATGGCCGAGATGCTGCTGGGCGTGCCCAACCTGCCCCAGGCCGAGGTGCCGGTGGGCGCCGACGAGACCGCCAATGTGGAAGTGCGCCGCTGGGGCACGCCGCGTGCCTTCGACTTCCCGGTCAAGGACCATGTGGACCTGGGTGCGCCCCTGGGCCTGGACTTCGAGACCGGCGCCAAGCTCAGCGGCTCGCGCTTCAGCGTGATGCGCGGCCCCATCGCCCGGCTGCACCGCGCGCTCGCCCAGTTCATGCTGGACCTGCACACCACCCGCCACGGCTACACCGAGTGCTACACGCCCTACATCGTGCAAGGCAAGACCATGCAGGGCACCGGCCAGCTGCCCAAGTTCGAGCAGGACCTCTTCCACGTCACCTCCGGCGCGGCCGAGGCCGCCAGCAGCAAGTGGTACCTGATCCCCACCGCCGAGGTCACGCTGACCAACACCGTGGCCGACAGCATCCTGGCGGCCGATGAACTGCCCATCAAGCTGACCGCCCACAGCCCCTGCTTCCGCTCGGAGGCCGGATCGGCCGGCCGCGACACCCGTGGCCTGATCCGCCAGCACCAGTTCGACAAGGTCGAGATGGTGCAGATCGTTGCACCCGAGCACAGCAACGCCGCGCTGGAGGAGATGACCGGCCACGCCGAGGCCGTGCTGCAGGCCCTGGGCCTGCCTTACCGCACCGTGCTGCTGTGCAGCGGCGACATGGGCTTCGGTTCCACCAAGACCTATGACCTGGAAGTGTGGGTGCCGGCGCAGAACACCTACCGCGAGATCAGCTCGTGTTCCAACATGGGTGACTTCCAGGCACGCCGCATGCAGGCCCGCTTCAAGAACGCCCAGGGCAAGACCGAGCTGGTCCACACCCTCAACGGCTCCGGCCTGGCGGTGGGCCGCACCCTGGTGGCCGTGTTGGAGAACTACCAGCAGGCCGACGGCAGCATCGCCGTCCCCGAGGCGCTGCAGCCCTACCTGGGCGGCCTGACCGTCCTGCAGGCCTGA